One region of Agrobacterium tumefaciens genomic DNA includes:
- a CDS encoding L,D-transpeptidase family protein produces the protein MVRPAPLKISRAIVQLGHLTFPAAIGRNGRTVLKREGDGKSPISVTRLLHGFYRGDRTPAIATTLPMQRTQQSMLWCDEPRSASYNRLVKSPFALSHEEMMRKDGLYDVCLVLDWNITSRSRNRGSAIFMHMIRPGYEPTAGCVALHPRDMRRILPHMRKGTKIRIL, from the coding sequence ATGGTTCGGCCGGCGCCTTTGAAAATAAGCCGGGCCATCGTTCAGCTCGGGCATCTCACCTTTCCCGCAGCGATCGGGCGCAACGGCCGTACCGTGCTCAAACGCGAGGGAGATGGAAAGTCACCGATTTCCGTCACGCGCCTGCTGCACGGATTTTATCGCGGCGACCGAACCCCCGCCATCGCCACGACATTGCCGATGCAACGGACGCAGCAATCCATGCTTTGGTGCGACGAGCCACGCAGCGCCAGTTACAACAGGTTGGTCAAGTCCCCTTTCGCACTGAGCCACGAGGAGATGATGCGAAAGGACGGCCTTTATGACGTTTGCCTCGTCCTCGATTGGAACATCACGTCGAGAAGTCGGAACCGCGGTTCGGCAATCTTCATGCATATGATCCGCCCGGGATATGAGCCGACCGCCGGCTGCGTCGCTCTCCATCCCCGCGACATGAGGCGCATTCTGCCTCATATGCGCAAGGGTACGAAAATTCGCATCCTGTAG
- a CDS encoding cyclic nucleotide-binding domain-containing protein: MALTDDIMLLGQVPLFAGFSDDQLRLIAFGAERRRVAAGQTLFREHSPAECAFAVTSGHFELFTAGRDGKPALQATPGKGALLSELALFTLCERKFTAIAAEDSEVIRITRILFHRLVEEFPEVADIVTARIRDNIAALAAGAARLQNRFS; this comes from the coding sequence ATGGCCTTGACGGATGACATCATGCTTCTGGGGCAAGTGCCGTTGTTTGCGGGCTTCAGCGACGATCAGTTGCGGCTGATCGCCTTCGGCGCGGAACGCCGCCGCGTGGCGGCGGGTCAGACTTTGTTCCGGGAACATTCCCCGGCCGAGTGCGCCTTTGCGGTGACGTCAGGCCATTTCGAGCTATTTACGGCCGGGCGGGATGGAAAACCCGCGTTGCAGGCGACACCGGGCAAGGGGGCGCTTCTTTCGGAGCTGGCGCTTTTCACGCTCTGTGAGAGGAAATTCACCGCCATTGCCGCGGAGGATTCCGAGGTCATCCGGATAACGCGCATTCTCTTTCACCGGCTGGTGGAGGAGTTTCCCGAGGTTGCCGATATCGTGACGGCACGCATTCGCGATAATATCGCCGCACTCGCTGCGGGCGCGGCACGTTTGCAGAACCGCTTCTCCTGA
- a CDS encoding exodeoxyribonuclease III: protein MSFSITTWNINSVRLRMPIVEQFLVRYKPDILCLQETKCPNGEFPMKPLKALGYEHVIIHGQKGYHGVAIASKIPLTEDHRQDYCGIGDARHISAIFQVGSRRIRLHNFYVPAGGDEPDRSINPKFGHKLDFIEEMKALRADGVPGTSSILVGDLNIAPLENDVWSHKQLLKIVSHTPVETDGMLDIMKKGNWLDLMRLNVPDSEKIYTWWSYRAKDWEAADRGRRLDHIWSSQDLGPSLEKIDILREARGWNRPSDHVPVTAHFRF from the coding sequence ATGTCGTTTTCGATAACCACCTGGAACATCAACTCGGTCAGGCTCAGAATGCCGATCGTGGAGCAGTTTCTGGTGCGTTACAAACCCGACATTCTCTGCCTGCAGGAAACGAAATGCCCGAATGGCGAGTTTCCGATGAAGCCGCTGAAGGCGCTCGGTTACGAGCACGTCATCATCCATGGCCAGAAGGGCTATCACGGTGTGGCAATCGCTTCGAAAATTCCGCTGACAGAAGATCACCGTCAGGACTATTGCGGTATAGGCGATGCACGACACATTTCCGCGATTTTTCAGGTTGGATCGCGCCGCATACGGCTGCATAATTTTTATGTTCCGGCTGGCGGTGACGAACCCGACCGGTCGATAAACCCGAAATTCGGCCACAAGCTGGATTTCATCGAAGAGATGAAGGCGCTTCGCGCCGACGGCGTGCCCGGCACCTCGTCCATTCTCGTGGGCGACCTCAACATCGCGCCGCTTGAAAATGACGTCTGGTCGCACAAGCAACTGCTGAAGATCGTTAGCCATACACCGGTGGAAACTGACGGCATGCTCGATATCATGAAGAAGGGCAACTGGCTCGACCTGATGCGGCTGAACGTGCCTGATAGTGAAAAGATTTATACCTGGTGGAGCTACCGCGCCAAGGATTGGGAAGCCGCAGACCGTGGCCGCCGTCTCGACCATATCTGGTCGTCGCAGGATCTCGGCCCTTCGCTTGAAAAGATCGATATCTTGCGCGAAGCACGCGGCTGGAACCGGCCATCCGACCACGTTCCGGTTACGGCCCATTTCCGTTTCTGA
- a CDS encoding outer membrane lipoprotein carrier protein LolA: protein MNDLTTGEIATANTPENGVTRRGVLTAFSMAAVMAGLSPLNAFAQAAGNSATAQKIANHFSSVKTMMGEFVQFGPRGEQTGGKFYIERPGKLRFNYEDPSPMRVISDGKNVVIGNMKLKTWDLYPLSKTPLSLLLSDKIDLSNQKVRNVKEESDLTTIVLGDKSVFGDSTITLMFDPKTFDLRQWTTTDAQNKDTTVMIFNVQTGVNLDERVFNINYEEVRKRG from the coding sequence ATGAACGACCTCACCACCGGCGAGATTGCCACCGCAAACACACCAGAGAACGGCGTGACGCGACGTGGCGTGCTGACGGCGTTTTCCATGGCTGCGGTCATGGCCGGCCTGTCGCCGCTCAACGCATTTGCCCAGGCTGCCGGTAACAGCGCGACCGCGCAGAAAATTGCCAATCACTTCTCGTCGGTCAAAACCATGATGGGAGAGTTTGTCCAGTTTGGCCCGCGCGGTGAACAGACCGGCGGCAAATTTTACATCGAACGGCCCGGCAAGCTTCGCTTCAATTATGAAGACCCCTCGCCCATGCGGGTCATCTCCGACGGCAAGAATGTCGTCATCGGCAACATGAAGCTGAAGACATGGGATTTGTATCCACTGTCAAAGACCCCGCTCAGCCTGCTTTTGTCCGACAAGATCGATCTGAGCAACCAGAAGGTCCGGAACGTGAAGGAAGAGTCGGACCTGACCACCATCGTACTGGGTGACAAGAGCGTGTTCGGCGATTCCACCATTACCCTGATGTTTGACCCGAAAACCTTCGATCTGAGGCAATGGACGACGACCGATGCCCAGAACAAGGACACGACTGTCATGATCTTCAACGTGCAGACGGGCGTTAACCTCGACGAACGCGTTTTCAACATCAACTACGAAGAAGTCCGCAAACGCGGCTAA
- a CDS encoding response regulator transcription factor has product MTARTILLVDDDDDLRETLTEQLSPYEEFSLLSGANAAQAMQTAKTAQVDLLIMDVGLPDMDGREAVKLLRKGGFKAPIIMLTGHDTDSDTILGLEAGANDYVTKPFRFAVLLARIRAQLRQYEQSEDAVFTVGPYQFKPSQKLLTTEDGKKIRLTEKEAAIIRYLYRAGSAVVTRDVLLEEVWGYNSGVTTHTLETHVYRLRQKIERDPSNAEILVTENGGYKIVP; this is encoded by the coding sequence ATGACGGCTCGCACTATCCTTTTGGTGGACGACGACGACGATCTTCGGGAGACGCTGACTGAGCAACTATCTCCCTATGAGGAATTCTCGCTTCTGAGCGGCGCAAACGCTGCGCAGGCGATGCAGACCGCAAAGACTGCCCAGGTCGATCTTCTGATCATGGATGTCGGTCTTCCTGACATGGATGGCCGCGAGGCGGTGAAGCTGCTGCGCAAGGGGGGCTTCAAGGCACCGATCATCATGCTGACCGGGCACGATACCGATTCTGACACTATTCTCGGTCTCGAAGCGGGCGCCAATGATTATGTGACGAAGCCATTCCGCTTCGCCGTCCTTCTGGCCCGCATCCGGGCGCAGCTGCGTCAATACGAGCAGAGCGAGGATGCGGTTTTCACCGTCGGTCCCTATCAGTTCAAACCCAGCCAGAAGCTGCTGACGACTGAAGACGGCAAAAAAATCCGGCTGACGGAAAAGGAAGCGGCGATCATCCGTTATCTGTACCGCGCCGGGAGCGCCGTCGTTACCCGCGACGTCTTGCTGGAAGAGGTCTGGGGTTATAATTCCGGAGTGACGACGCATACGCTCGAAACGCATGTGTATCGTCTGCGCCAGAAGATCGAGCGAGACCCCTCCAATGCCGAAATTCTGGTGACCGAGAACGGCGGATACAAGATCGTTCCCTGA